The proteins below come from a single Gimesia alba genomic window:
- a CDS encoding GNAT family N-acetyltransferase has translation MDYLIKQALPEDFLAVAALDRTAWPEEPDTFIPDGEHAWRLWCEYATVLIADVTDESQNQTVAGALLMFPTNTGETFLHKIMVHPDFRGQGIGSALMKQALQNADQVVLLTVNPDNKPAVRLYESFGFQVRTRIDGYYRPHEHRLLMEFQPTP, from the coding sequence GTGGATTACTTGATTAAACAGGCGTTACCGGAAGATTTTCTGGCAGTCGCGGCGCTGGACCGCACCGCCTGGCCTGAAGAACCAGACACCTTCATCCCCGACGGCGAACACGCCTGGCGGCTCTGGTGTGAATATGCAACCGTCTTAATCGCTGATGTAACCGACGAAAGTCAGAACCAAACAGTCGCGGGGGCACTATTGATGTTTCCCACGAATACAGGGGAAACCTTCCTGCATAAGATCATGGTGCACCCTGATTTTCGCGGCCAGGGAATCGGATCGGCGTTGATGAAACAGGCGCTGCAAAATGCAGATCAGGTAGTCCTGCTCACGGTGAACCCGGATAACAAACCGGCGGTCCGGCTGTATGAAAGTTTTGGCTTTCAGGTCAGAACCCGGATTGACGGCTACTATCGCCCGCACGAACATCGACTCTTAATGGAATTTCAACCCACACCATAA
- a CDS encoding glycerol-3-phosphate dehydrogenase/oxidase, translating into MQQSERVLILGAGINGVAIARELLLNNIPVCIIDQGDLSQGATSKSSRLIHGGLRYLEYGDFSLVKESVHERGILLNLAPHFVKPLRFAIPLAHRASGVTSSGLRFLSGFRVPGTHWLSTRFSFSSERGLYLVDMGLTLYDWFASKGNLPRHSVHNVGDADLPQINADKFRWMACYSDAQMRFPERFVVALLHDCQKIANEKQLSFDFLTYQQLKLNGRTAQISSIHNPDQIQEEFEPTVIINASGACGDLTLQQAEVPSERLMGGTKGSHIITFNQKLREALGTKAIYSEASDGRLVFILPFENSTLIGTTDVRVDGNPLDVTATPDELEYLVGMANMVFPQVGLTTDDINMHYSGVRPLPYQPKGKAASISRDHSLKEYEGPSGWIVTLVGGKLTSWRAFAEKVTDRILKKLGKSYFTESKTRLIPGAEGYPQTEDILKAEQDRLCQKYQLSQESIQTLWHLQGTQIEEILDALPELSTDLIAGTSIPRPYVLWTIQHEWAETLGDLVERRLMLVFDERLQVATLNDLADCLVESGKLTTEQIPTLIEEYKQHLAKFYGKAVS; encoded by the coding sequence ATGCAACAATCAGAGCGGGTTTTAATCCTGGGTGCCGGCATCAACGGCGTCGCCATTGCACGCGAATTACTTTTGAATAACATTCCCGTCTGCATCATCGATCAGGGTGACCTCTCACAAGGCGCCACGTCTAAATCCTCGCGGCTGATTCACGGCGGCTTGCGCTATCTGGAATACGGCGACTTTTCGCTTGTCAAAGAGTCGGTCCATGAACGGGGCATTCTATTAAATTTGGCACCCCACTTCGTGAAACCGCTTCGCTTTGCGATTCCGCTGGCGCACCGGGCTTCTGGTGTCACTTCGTCCGGGCTCCGGTTTCTGAGTGGCTTCCGTGTGCCGGGAACGCACTGGCTCTCCACCCGTTTCTCTTTCTCCTCGGAACGTGGCTTGTATCTGGTCGACATGGGGCTGACGCTTTACGACTGGTTCGCATCCAAAGGAAATCTTCCCCGCCATTCGGTGCATAATGTCGGTGATGCCGACCTGCCCCAGATCAATGCTGACAAGTTTCGCTGGATGGCCTGCTACTCGGACGCGCAGATGCGGTTTCCTGAACGCTTCGTGGTCGCACTGCTGCACGACTGCCAGAAAATCGCCAACGAAAAACAACTCTCCTTTGACTTTTTGACGTATCAGCAACTCAAACTCAACGGGCGAACGGCCCAAATTTCCTCGATCCACAATCCCGATCAGATTCAGGAAGAATTCGAGCCAACCGTGATCATCAACGCTTCCGGCGCCTGTGGCGATTTAACGCTCCAGCAGGCTGAGGTCCCCTCGGAGCGTCTCATGGGCGGCACCAAAGGCAGCCATATTATCACATTCAATCAAAAGCTCCGCGAAGCGCTCGGCACCAAGGCAATCTACTCCGAAGCCAGCGACGGCAGACTCGTGTTTATTCTTCCCTTTGAAAACAGTACGCTGATCGGCACCACCGATGTCCGAGTCGACGGGAATCCGCTCGACGTCACAGCAACGCCCGATGAACTCGAATATCTGGTCGGCATGGCCAACATGGTCTTCCCGCAAGTGGGGCTGACGACTGACGATATCAATATGCACTACAGCGGCGTGCGCCCTTTACCCTATCAGCCGAAGGGCAAAGCCGCCTCGATCTCCCGCGATCATTCCCTCAAGGAATATGAGGGTCCTTCCGGCTGGATCGTGACCCTCGTCGGCGGGAAACTCACCTCGTGGCGTGCCTTTGCAGAAAAAGTAACCGACCGCATTCTGAAGAAACTCGGCAAAAGTTATTTCACGGAATCGAAAACCCGCTTGATCCCCGGTGCCGAAGGATACCCGCAAACGGAAGATATTCTGAAAGCAGAACAGGACCGACTCTGCCAGAAATATCAACTTTCTCAAGAGAGCATTCAGACACTGTGGCACCTGCAGGGAACACAGATCGAAGAGATTCTGGATGCGTTGCCCGAACTCTCAACCGATTTGATCGCAGGGACGTCAATTCCCCGCCCGTATGTGCTTTGGACGATCCAGCATGAATGGGCTGAAACGCTGGGTGATCTGGTCGAACGCCGCCTGATGCTGGTTTTTGATGAGAGACTGCAAGTAGCCACGCTCAACGATTTGGCCGACTGCCTCGTCGAATCCGGCAAGCTCACTACCGAACAGATCCCTACCTTGATTGAAGAATATAAACAGCATCTGGCGAAGTTTTATGGGAAAGCCGTGAGTTAA
- a CDS encoding bifunctional serine/threonine-protein kinase/formylglycine-generating enzyme family protein: MKSPNETDFEQLPSDLMLKINQLCDRYESELRQGDLPSINAYLDDVAVDYREVILKELIPLEVEHRCQQGETPGSSEYLQQFPVLDQEWLSSVIGAARAAYPAASVGGSPEEGPHEFDDFSLEQFRARVIEVGILAERELTDLIANLEEDQRPQSTAALAALLIELGTLTEYQSHALSSTEARPLLIGDYLILEPIGSGGMGTVYKAMHQRMKRIVALKVIRSDLEHVPDRLKRFEREVQTAARLSHPNIVTAYDAGEHEGVHYLICEYIDGESLTQLVRDSGPLDFPDAVNCVLQVAQGLEYAHGKGVIHRDIKPANILVDDQGDLKILDMGLARLQETDDVLGTGSQTELTSSQFFMGTIDYMAPEQARNTRLADHRSDIYSLGCTLYFLLTAKPVYGGGTTVERILAHKEQPVPSLSQTLPQVPATFDPIFAKMLAKDPEERYQSASELISDLNQFNTEILHDQTFSLPVRETSPGKPTEENWASAPTEVQPVEAGFTVAAATTPEEKSKTRSSNQQGLVWGGVVVAALVLAGVVFWNPFQSDSGTGERNLISDAGQSGSGDTNTDQAEYAQIANLPVSANVALGTQGKGPELELQLIPPGTFMMGDSASAGAASDAPAHPVKLTQPFYMGVTEITNEQFRQFVEQTQYQTDAERSGGFGMTGGSWGRSGSYFWNQLGDLPVRDQAPAVNISWNDAVAFCDWLSKQTGDTYRLPTEAEWEYACRAGSKGRWFFGNQMDELENYAWFLNNSQGRVYPAKQKQPNPFGLYDLYGNEWEWCQDFYAENYYSQSPSENPTGPEQGSERVRRGGGFQQGADQLNSYVRGHGAPNSPSRGAFRIVREVKTH, encoded by the coding sequence GTGAAATCGCCAAACGAAACAGATTTCGAGCAGCTCCCTTCAGACCTGATGCTGAAAATTAATCAACTATGCGATCGGTATGAATCTGAGCTGAGGCAGGGAGATCTCCCATCGATCAATGCGTATCTGGATGATGTCGCCGTCGATTATCGCGAGGTGATCCTCAAAGAGTTGATTCCGCTGGAAGTGGAGCATCGCTGTCAGCAGGGGGAAACGCCGGGATCGAGTGAATACCTGCAACAGTTCCCCGTGCTCGATCAGGAGTGGCTCTCTTCAGTGATTGGAGCGGCACGAGCCGCCTATCCGGCTGCTTCGGTTGGCGGTTCTCCCGAAGAGGGGCCGCATGAGTTCGACGACTTTTCACTGGAACAATTTCGCGCTCGGGTGATCGAAGTTGGTATTCTGGCGGAACGCGAGTTGACAGACTTGATCGCGAATCTGGAAGAGGATCAGCGACCACAGTCCACAGCCGCGTTGGCCGCACTGTTGATTGAGTTAGGAACGCTGACCGAGTATCAGAGCCACGCGCTCTCTTCGACAGAAGCCCGTCCGCTGTTGATCGGCGATTATCTGATTCTGGAGCCGATCGGATCGGGAGGCATGGGGACGGTTTACAAAGCGATGCACCAGCGCATGAAACGCATCGTGGCGTTGAAAGTCATTCGTTCTGATTTGGAGCATGTTCCCGATCGGTTGAAGCGATTTGAACGCGAAGTGCAGACGGCGGCGCGGTTATCGCATCCGAATATTGTCACCGCTTACGATGCGGGCGAGCACGAGGGCGTGCATTATCTGATCTGTGAATATATTGATGGCGAGAGTCTGACACAGCTGGTGCGCGATTCCGGTCCGCTCGATTTTCCGGACGCGGTCAATTGTGTGCTCCAGGTAGCGCAGGGATTGGAATATGCACACGGTAAAGGGGTGATCCATCGCGACATTAAGCCGGCGAATATTCTGGTCGACGATCAGGGTGATCTCAAAATTCTGGATATGGGACTGGCGCGACTACAAGAAACCGACGACGTTTTAGGCACAGGTTCACAAACCGAATTGACCTCGAGTCAATTTTTTATGGGAACCATCGACTATATGGCCCCCGAGCAGGCCCGAAATACCAGGCTGGCCGACCATCGTTCCGATATTTACAGCCTGGGGTGTACGCTCTATTTTCTGTTGACGGCCAAACCCGTGTACGGCGGCGGGACGACGGTCGAACGAATTCTGGCGCACAAGGAACAGCCAGTCCCGAGTCTATCCCAAACCTTGCCCCAAGTGCCTGCTACCTTCGATCCCATTTTTGCAAAGATGCTGGCGAAAGATCCCGAGGAACGTTATCAGTCGGCGAGTGAATTAATCAGCGATCTGAATCAGTTCAATACTGAAATATTACACGATCAGACGTTTTCATTGCCGGTGAGAGAAACATCCCCCGGTAAGCCGACTGAAGAGAACTGGGCGAGTGCGCCCACAGAAGTGCAGCCGGTTGAAGCTGGTTTCACTGTGGCGGCTGCAACTACTCCAGAGGAGAAATCTAAAACTCGTTCTTCCAACCAGCAGGGGCTAGTGTGGGGAGGCGTTGTTGTGGCAGCCCTTGTTCTGGCAGGCGTCGTATTCTGGAATCCCTTCCAGTCGGATTCAGGCACGGGGGAGCGAAATCTAATTTCAGACGCTGGTCAGTCTGGTTCAGGGGATACCAATACTGACCAGGCAGAGTACGCGCAAATAGCGAACCTCCCTGTCAGCGCGAATGTGGCGCTTGGCACACAAGGCAAGGGACCTGAGCTGGAATTGCAGCTGATTCCGCCGGGAACGTTTATGATGGGAGACAGTGCCAGCGCAGGAGCTGCTTCCGATGCCCCCGCGCATCCGGTGAAACTCACACAGCCATTTTATATGGGCGTTACCGAAATCACGAACGAACAATTCCGCCAATTTGTGGAACAGACGCAGTATCAAACAGACGCTGAACGCAGTGGCGGATTCGGAATGACAGGCGGAAGTTGGGGCAGATCCGGTTCTTACTTCTGGAATCAGTTGGGAGACCTGCCCGTTCGCGACCAGGCACCGGCGGTGAATATCAGTTGGAACGATGCGGTGGCGTTCTGCGACTGGCTCTCGAAACAAACGGGTGACACATACCGGCTACCGACCGAAGCCGAATGGGAATATGCATGTCGCGCGGGAAGCAAGGGACGCTGGTTCTTTGGGAATCAAATGGATGAGTTGGAAAACTATGCCTGGTTTTTGAACAACTCACAAGGACGGGTTTACCCAGCGAAGCAAAAACAGCCGAATCCTTTCGGACTGTACGATTTATATGGCAACGAATGGGAATGGTGCCAGGATTTCTACGCTGAGAATTATTATTCGCAGTCACCGTCAGAAAACCCGACTGGCCCTGAGCAGGGGAGCGAACGCGTGCGTCGCGGCGGCGGATTTCAACAAGGGGCAGACCAGTTGAATTCCTATGTCCGCGGGCATGGTGCTCCGAATTCTCCCTCACGCGGCGCGTTTCGCATTGTCCGCGAAGTGAAGACCCATTAG
- a CDS encoding sigma-70 family RNA polymerase sigma factor — translation MSLIEETVTQWIDQLKTGDAQAAQRLWESYFQEMVEVARRKLRGAPRAMADEEDVALSAFKSFCMGAQNGRFSQITDRENLWPLLVAITSHKSVDLIRSENRQKRGGSGKSDSDAERKKQTSMPVDFEQIIQQEPSPEFAVQLAEELERLLNLLDKTGDSALRQVALAKMEGETTTEIAQSLGCARRTVERKLQLITRLWQEDCNL, via the coding sequence ATGTCTTTGATTGAAGAGACGGTAACGCAATGGATTGATCAGTTAAAAACTGGTGATGCTCAGGCTGCGCAACGGCTCTGGGAATCCTATTTTCAGGAAATGGTCGAGGTCGCGCGGCGGAAATTGCGCGGCGCGCCCCGGGCGATGGCAGATGAAGAAGATGTGGCCTTAAGTGCGTTTAAAAGCTTCTGCATGGGGGCACAGAATGGTCGTTTCTCCCAAATTACCGACCGCGAAAATTTATGGCCTTTACTGGTGGCGATTACCTCCCACAAATCGGTCGATTTGATTCGCAGCGAAAATCGACAAAAACGGGGAGGCAGCGGTAAGAGCGACAGTGACGCTGAACGTAAAAAGCAAACGTCCATGCCTGTTGACTTTGAACAGATCATTCAGCAGGAACCTTCGCCGGAATTTGCTGTGCAGTTAGCTGAAGAACTGGAGCGGTTGCTCAATTTATTGGATAAAACCGGTGATTCGGCGTTAAGACAGGTTGCATTGGCCAAAATGGAAGGGGAAACTACAACTGAAATTGCGCAGAGTCTAGGCTGTGCTCGCCGAACCGTTGAACGAAAACTTCAGTTGATTACCCGTCTGTGGCAAGAGGATTGCAATTTGTGA
- a CDS encoding FAD-dependent oxidoreductase has translation MRFTSRLFSILAGLAITVLSADSVSAAKPTEGVLVEAESFDQHGGWKLDTQFIEIMGSPYLLAHGLGQPVNDAKTTVQFPSTGKYRVFVRTKDWVAPWNAPGTPGRFQLAIDGKPLKETFGTKGANWFWHDGGTVEITKPEIELSLHDLTGFEGRCDAILFTKDLSYTPPNEMAPMDQWRKAMLGLPAQPEKTKQYDLVVVGGGYAGLGAAISAARMGCKVALVQNRPVLGGNGSSEVRVWAKGLVRRGKHPHIGEIIAEFADSATASPGTYEEFGDDVKEATVRAEKNIDLFLNTHAYAVKKEGDAIQSVTAFNTKTGKQTEFQGALFADCTGHGQIGYLAGADYYTHEKGHMGMSNMWTWKEAENTQAFPEVPWALDLTMEDFPYPKRFHGEWFWESGFDKDPIKDLESMRDWNFRAVYGAWNAMKNKDGKDKHGNAVLTWMAYIGGPRESRMLRGDVILRRKDIVNKVAFPDGCVPSTWSIDLHYPKKQYMKKYPEDPFISQAVFDRSVDRKRGYPVPYRCFYSRNVPNLFMAGRCVSVTHEALGTVRVMKTGGMMGEVVGKAAAICTEKKCSPRAVYTDYYQDLDRLMSLKGVERRDTIGSEFYTPKDAKPLPPVIGAYIDPAALPGLVIDDENNNVQFVGTWTKGEGLKGYIGNHYVYHGRGKKAEIHFKFQVDKPGKYEVRLAYGHHENRATNTPVTVRSPQETKTIKINQRIKPPLPNGFISLGTFQFEKGQPIEVIMSNSGVDGNVHADAIQVLPAE, from the coding sequence ATGCGTTTCACTTCCCGATTATTTTCGATTCTCGCCGGACTGGCGATCACTGTGCTCTCTGCTGACTCTGTATCCGCAGCCAAACCTACAGAAGGCGTGCTGGTCGAAGCAGAAAGTTTTGATCAGCATGGCGGCTGGAAGCTCGACACTCAGTTTATCGAGATCATGGGCTCTCCGTATCTGCTTGCTCACGGACTCGGACAACCTGTCAACGATGCCAAAACCACGGTTCAATTTCCTTCGACAGGAAAATACCGTGTCTTCGTTCGAACCAAGGACTGGGTCGCTCCCTGGAACGCTCCCGGAACACCCGGCCGTTTCCAATTAGCCATCGATGGCAAACCGCTCAAAGAAACGTTTGGGACCAAAGGTGCCAACTGGTTCTGGCACGATGGTGGTACGGTGGAAATCACAAAACCTGAAATCGAACTTTCGCTTCACGATTTAACCGGCTTCGAAGGCCGTTGTGATGCGATCCTGTTTACCAAAGACCTGTCCTACACTCCACCGAACGAGATGGCACCGATGGATCAATGGCGCAAAGCCATGCTGGGGCTTCCCGCGCAACCGGAAAAGACAAAACAGTATGACCTGGTTGTTGTAGGTGGCGGCTACGCCGGGTTGGGCGCGGCGATCTCAGCGGCTCGGATGGGTTGCAAAGTTGCGCTGGTTCAAAACCGCCCTGTTCTCGGCGGGAATGGGAGTTCGGAAGTGCGAGTCTGGGCCAAAGGCCTGGTACGGCGTGGAAAGCATCCGCACATTGGTGAAATCATCGCTGAATTTGCGGACTCGGCTACGGCTTCTCCCGGCACCTATGAAGAATTCGGCGACGACGTCAAAGAAGCAACCGTCCGGGCAGAGAAGAACATCGATTTATTTTTGAATACGCACGCTTACGCCGTCAAAAAAGAGGGCGACGCGATTCAGAGCGTGACCGCCTTCAATACCAAAACAGGCAAGCAAACCGAATTTCAGGGTGCCCTGTTTGCCGACTGCACCGGTCATGGGCAAATTGGATATCTCGCGGGTGCCGACTATTATACGCATGAAAAAGGCCACATGGGGATGAGCAATATGTGGACCTGGAAAGAAGCCGAAAACACACAAGCCTTCCCTGAAGTTCCCTGGGCACTCGACCTGACCATGGAAGACTTCCCTTATCCCAAACGTTTTCACGGCGAATGGTTCTGGGAAAGCGGCTTTGATAAAGATCCGATCAAAGATCTGGAATCGATGCGCGACTGGAACTTCCGAGCCGTCTATGGTGCCTGGAATGCAATGAAAAACAAAGACGGCAAAGACAAACACGGCAATGCCGTCTTAACCTGGATGGCCTATATCGGCGGACCACGCGAAAGCCGTATGTTACGAGGCGATGTAATTCTTCGCAGAAAAGACATCGTCAATAAAGTCGCTTTTCCCGATGGCTGCGTGCCCAGCACCTGGTCCATTGACTTACATTACCCCAAAAAACAATACATGAAAAAATATCCGGAAGATCCGTTTATTTCGCAGGCGGTCTTCGATCGTAGCGTCGACCGCAAACGCGGCTACCCTGTTCCCTATCGCTGTTTCTACTCGCGGAATGTCCCGAACCTGTTTATGGCGGGCCGCTGTGTCAGCGTGACACACGAAGCACTCGGAACCGTCCGCGTTATGAAAACCGGCGGCATGATGGGGGAAGTCGTCGGTAAGGCAGCTGCAATCTGCACAGAAAAGAAATGCAGCCCCCGCGCTGTCTATACCGACTATTACCAGGATCTCGACCGTTTGATGTCACTCAAAGGCGTCGAACGACGCGACACGATCGGCAGTGAATTTTATACTCCGAAAGACGCCAAACCTTTGCCCCCCGTGATTGGCGCTTATATCGACCCTGCCGCCCTGCCGGGGCTTGTCATTGACGATGAAAATAATAATGTCCAGTTCGTTGGTACATGGACCAAAGGCGAAGGCCTGAAAGGGTATATCGGCAATCATTATGTGTATCATGGTAGAGGGAAAAAGGCGGAAATCCACTTTAAGTTCCAGGTCGATAAACCCGGCAAATACGAAGTGCGACTGGCCTACGGTCATCACGAAAACCGGGCCACCAATACTCCGGTCACTGTTCGCTCTCCTCAAGAAACCAAAACAATTAAAATCAATCAGCGTATCAAACCACCGCTGCCAAACGGCTTTATTTCACTGGGAACATTTCAGTTTGAAAAAGGTCAGCCGATTGAAGTCATCATGTCCAATTCCGGCGTAGACGGCAATGTGCATGCAGATGCGATTCAGGTTCTGCCTGCTGAATAA
- a CDS encoding FMN-binding protein, whose product MTELPLVPLPPKSPRPASLLRSVSLKVYRIVVLVLIVFLIRDYYVRKRVQGDAPILLHEVQAILPAADSLRVDHSARNGLFILNQEQQTIGYAVRTSPISDEIIGYCGPSDTLIVFDQATGNIAGLSIRSSGDTTSHVNDVRNDRYYMSLWPQYSWDDLTQLDLRQGEIEGVSGATMTSMGIAHAIVHRIQYSQKQAQAIPPFQFQANDAVLLLFGVGAALITFTRLKRMHRLRSLFKLSAFIYLGFVSGDLLAESLFAGWAKYTIPWRQLSGLVALAAIAVFVPWSTRRNLYCQSICPHGTAQEFLGKIVPAKRKWKIRADVKRGLRWIPVLLLILILCIIFLDLPIDLAELEAFDAYLLTSAGIVSIWIAVTGLFASLFIPQAYCHYGCPTGSIFEFVRSHGRADRFGKSDFVAGLLLLLAFLLNQYAEILKQYLLN is encoded by the coding sequence ATGACAGAGTTACCGCTAGTTCCCCTGCCTCCGAAATCACCGCGACCGGCAAGCCTTCTGAGATCAGTCTCGTTAAAAGTTTATCGCATTGTGGTTCTGGTCCTGATTGTCTTCCTGATCCGAGATTATTACGTCCGCAAACGCGTGCAAGGCGACGCGCCAATTCTGTTACATGAAGTCCAGGCGATTCTTCCCGCAGCAGATTCACTGCGCGTTGATCACTCGGCACGCAATGGTCTGTTTATTCTTAATCAGGAGCAGCAGACCATCGGTTATGCCGTTCGCACCTCGCCGATCTCTGATGAAATCATCGGCTACTGTGGCCCGTCAGATACCTTGATTGTGTTTGATCAAGCTACCGGAAACATCGCGGGGCTCTCCATACGCAGTAGTGGCGACACCACTTCGCACGTCAACGACGTCCGCAATGATCGTTACTACATGAGTTTGTGGCCCCAATATTCCTGGGACGATTTGACTCAACTCGATCTCCGTCAGGGCGAAATCGAAGGCGTCTCCGGAGCCACGATGACCAGCATGGGCATTGCCCATGCGATTGTGCATCGAATTCAATATTCCCAAAAACAGGCACAAGCGATTCCACCTTTTCAGTTCCAGGCCAACGATGCCGTTCTACTTCTGTTCGGCGTCGGAGCCGCATTGATTACCTTTACCCGTCTGAAACGCATGCACCGTTTGCGCTCCCTGTTTAAACTCTCCGCTTTCATTTATCTCGGCTTCGTAAGTGGCGACCTGCTGGCAGAATCCCTGTTCGCAGGCTGGGCAAAGTATACGATCCCCTGGCGACAACTGTCGGGGCTGGTTGCTCTGGCGGCGATTGCTGTTTTCGTCCCCTGGTCAACCCGCAGAAATCTTTACTGTCAAAGTATCTGCCCACATGGAACCGCGCAGGAATTTCTGGGAAAAATCGTTCCTGCCAAACGCAAATGGAAAATTCGAGCAGATGTCAAACGCGGCCTGCGCTGGATCCCCGTTTTATTACTGATTCTGATCCTCTGCATCATTTTTTTAGACTTGCCCATTGATCTGGCGGAACTGGAAGCCTTTGATGCGTATCTGCTTACTTCGGCTGGCATCGTCTCGATTTGGATTGCCGTCACCGGTCTGTTCGCGTCACTCTTCATCCCACAGGCATACTGCCACTATGGTTGCCCAACGGGGAGCATCTTTGAATTTGTTCGCTCACACGGCAGAGCAGATCGATTCGGAAAAAGCGATTTTGTAGCAGGTTTATTGTTGTTACTGGCATTTTTGTTGAATCAGTATGCCGAGATTCTCAAGCAGTACCTCCTCAACTAA